A window of Lentibacillus sp. Marseille-P4043 contains these coding sequences:
- the tnpA gene encoding IS200/IS605 family transposase — protein MEEYRRTKTTVSLINYHFVFCPRYRRKIFLDAKVEQRFKEMTHEICDSLKVKVVALECDKDHAHMFLNALPTLSPTDIMAKIKGVTSKQLREEFSHLQHLQSLWTRSYFVSTAGNVSSQTIKQYVEQQKTRG, from the coding sequence ATGGAAGAATATAGAAGAACAAAGACAACTGTATCATTGATTAACTATCATTTTGTATTTTGTCCTCGCTATCGGAGGAAGATATTTCTGGATGCCAAAGTAGAACAAAGATTTAAAGAAATGACGCATGAAATATGTGATTCGCTAAAAGTAAAAGTTGTTGCTTTAGAATGTGACAAAGATCATGCACACATGTTTCTAAATGCACTACCAACATTAAGCCCAACGGACATTATGGCAAAAATAAAGGGAGTGACATCTAAACAATTGCGTGAAGAATTTTCACACCTTCAACACTTGCAGAGTTTGTGGACACGTTCTTATTTTGTTTCGACTGCTGGAAATGTATCAAGCCAGACCATTAAGCAATATGTTGAACAACAAAAAACAAGGGGGTGA